The Paraconexibacter algicola genome includes the window AGCTGCAGCGCCGCCGTGACGGCGCGCGCGTGGCGCGCGACCCCGAGCACGAGCTCCTGCACCGGCCGCTGCACGGCCGCGCGCAGGAGGTGGTCTCGCAGGACGGCACGACGCTGCACGTCGAGGAGTTCGGTCCGGCGGACGGGCCGACGCTCGTGCTCGCGCACGGCTGGACCTGCCAGATCCGCTTCTGGACCCGCCAGATCCAGGCGCTGTCGCCGGACATCCGCGTCGTGGCCTACGACCAGCGCGGCCACGGCCGCAGCGGGCGCGCGGCCGACGACGAGTACGGGATCGAGCGGTTCGGCCACGACCTCGCCGCGGTGCTCGAGGCGACCGTTCCGGAGGGTCGGCGTGCGGTCGTCGCCGGGCACTCGCTCGGCGGCATGAGCATCGTCTCCTACGCGGGGCTCCACATGGGCGAGGTCCGCGATCGGCTCGCGGCCGCGGCGCTCGTGAACACCGGGATGGGCGACCTGATCCAGAAGGCCCTGATCCTGCCGGTGAGGACGCCCCTGGCGAGGGTCGAGCAGCTCGTCGGCTCCGCGGCGCTCAGCGCGCCGCTGCCGCTGCCCGCCGGCCCGACGCCGCTCGCCCACCGGGTCGTGAAGTACGTGGCCCTCTCGCCGGACGCGACCCCCGCCCAGGTCGCCTTCAGCGAGGAGCTCGTCGTCGACTGCCGGCCCGACGTGCGCGGTGCCGTCGGCGGGGCGCTGACCCGACTGGACCTCCATGCCGCGGTCGCGCGGCTCGACGTGCCGACGCTGGTGATCTGCGGGGAGCGCGACAAGCTCACGCCGCCCGAGCACGCCGAGCGACTGCACGCGGAGCTGCCGCGCCCGCTGGGGCTGCTGCGGCTGCCCGGCGGTCACATGGGTCCGCTCGAGCACGCCGACCGCGTCTCGGCCGCGTTGCGGCGGCTCGTCGGCGACAGCCGGTAGCCGCTCGCCGATCGGCGCTAGTCGCGGCTGATCGACTGCAGCAGCGTGCGGGTGAAGTCGACGATCCGGTCCGGGTCGTTGGCGTGCGGGTCCTCGAGCACCAGCCGGGCGGTGTCCTCCAGGACGGTGATGAGCAGCCGCGTGAACAGCGCCGGGTCGAGGCCCCTCGGCCCGCCGCGCTGCTCGAGCCCCCAGGCGATGACCGGGACGATCAGGCCGCTGACCGCGTCCTTGGCCCGCTGGATGACGCCCCGCAGCTCGGCGGGCGCCCCGTCGATCGGCAGCAGCGCGAGCCGCCAGGTGATGGGGTCGTCGTGCACGCCGCGCAGGAAGCCGTGCAGGGCCTCCAGCAGCAGCGCGTCGGGGTCCTCCCCGACGGGCGCGTCGGGGACCACCCGGCGGATGCCCTGCAGCGCCCGGTTCTCGGTTCGCGCGATGAGCGCGTGCTGCATGCCCTCGAGGTTGCCGAAGTGCGCGTACACGACGGTACGCGCGATGCCCGCCTCGCGGGCGATCCGGTCGATCGACGCCGCGCCGTAGCCCTCGGACAGGACGAGGTCGGCGAGCACGTCGAGCAGCTGCTCGCGGCGCTCGTCGGCGGACATCCTCCTCGTCGGTCGTGCGGCCACGGACACAGTGTCGCGCACGCCGTGGACGCCGCGGACGCGCCAGGGTCAGCCGATGACGATCTCGCAGTTGCGGGTGACGTCGCGCGAGTCCTTCTCGACGCGGTCGCGGCCCGGCCCGCAGTCGATGACGTCGCGGCTGCCGCCGACGGCGCGGATCGTGTCGTCGCCGCGCCCGCCGAGGATCCGGTCGACGCCGAATCCGCCGTTGAGGGTGTCGTCGCCGTCACCGCCGACGAGGGTGTCCTCCCCGCGGCCGCCCTCGAGCTCGTCGTTGCCGGGCCCGCCGACGAGGCGGTCGTTCCCGGTGCGGCCGAACAGGGAGTCGGCGCCGCTGTCCCCGTAGAGCTTGTCGCTGCCGCCGGCGCCCTCGAGGAAGTCGTCGCCGCCACGGC containing:
- a CDS encoding alpha/beta fold hydrolase, whose protein sequence is MGARRTLLTALGGAAGTAAAWELQRRRDGARVARDPEHELLHRPLHGRAQEVVSQDGTTLHVEEFGPADGPTLVLAHGWTCQIRFWTRQIQALSPDIRVVAYDQRGHGRSGRAADDEYGIERFGHDLAAVLEATVPEGRRAVVAGHSLGGMSIVSYAGLHMGEVRDRLAAAALVNTGMGDLIQKALILPVRTPLARVEQLVGSAALSAPLPLPAGPTPLAHRVVKYVALSPDATPAQVAFSEELVVDCRPDVRGAVGGALTRLDLHAAVARLDVPTLVICGERDKLTPPEHAERLHAELPRPLGLLRLPGGHMGPLEHADRVSAALRRLVGDSR
- a CDS encoding TetR/AcrR family transcriptional regulator encodes the protein MSADERREQLLDVLADLVLSEGYGAASIDRIAREAGIARTVVYAHFGNLEGMQHALIARTENRALQGIRRVVPDAPVGEDPDALLLEALHGFLRGVHDDPITWRLALLPIDGAPAELRGVIQRAKDAVSGLIVPVIAWGLEQRGGPRGLDPALFTRLLITVLEDTARLVLEDPHANDPDRIVDFTRTLLQSISRD